The proteins below come from a single Tissierella sp. MB52-C2 genomic window:
- the cysK gene encoding cysteine synthase A, with the protein MILNGINESIGNTPIVRLNKIKEEGMAEILVKLESFNPSGSVKDRASLYMIEAAEREGKLTKGGTIIEPTSGNTGVGLAMIGAAKGYKVILTMPDTMSIERRKLMAAYGAKIILTEGKYGMKGSVDLAIKLAKENNYFMPNQFGNQNNLIAHYETTGVEILRETNGEIDAFVAGVGTGGTVSGAGKRLKEHNKDILVVAVQPSKSPVLTGGNPSPHKIQGIGANFIPDIFDSNIVDEILSIDEEMAYSYARRLAVEEGILCGISSGSNIAAAVIMARRLGEGKRVLTVLPDSGERYLSTDLFLEE; encoded by the coding sequence ATGATATTAAATGGTATTAATGAATCCATAGGAAATACACCAATAGTGAGACTAAATAAGATTAAAGAGGAAGGAATGGCAGAGATACTTGTAAAGCTTGAATCTTTTAATCCTTCTGGAAGTGTAAAGGATAGAGCATCTCTATATATGATAGAGGCTGCTGAAAGAGAAGGAAAATTGACTAAAGGCGGAACTATTATAGAGCCTACCAGTGGAAATACAGGTGTTGGGCTTGCCATGATAGGAGCAGCAAAGGGATATAAGGTAATTTTAACTATGCCAGATACTATGAGCATCGAAAGAAGAAAATTAATGGCAGCTTATGGTGCAAAGATTATATTAACTGAAGGAAAATATGGCATGAAAGGTTCAGTAGATTTGGCAATAAAATTAGCTAAGGAAAACAATTACTTTATGCCAAATCAGTTTGGTAATCAAAACAATTTAATTGCCCATTATGAAACTACAGGAGTAGAAATATTAAGGGAAACTAATGGAGAGATTGATGCATTTGTTGCAGGAGTTGGAACAGGTGGTACTGTATCAGGAGCAGGAAAAAGATTGAAGGAACATAATAAGGATATATTAGTAGTAGCTGTTCAACCAAGTAAATCTCCAGTTTTAACAGGAGGAAATCCAAGTCCCCATAAAATACAAGGTATAGGTGCAAATTTTATACCAGATATATTTGATAGTAATATAGTAGATGAAATACTAAGTATCGATGAAGAGATGGCATATTCATATGCTAGAAGATTAGCCGTAGAAGAAGGAATTTTATGTGGAATATCATCAGGGTCAAATATAGCTGCTGCAGTTATAATGGCTAGGAGATTAGGTGAAGGTAAGAGAGTCTTAACCGTTCTTCCAGATTCCGGAGAAAGGTATTTATCTACAGATCTATTTTTAGAGGAGTGA
- a CDS encoding response regulator transcription factor has product MDFVNILVVEDEKNISDVIEAYLIKEEFNVFSASDGEMALEFFNSEDIHLIILDLMIPKISGEELCKRIRTTSDVPIIMLTAKTHEDDRIEGLSIGADDYVLKPFSPRELVSRVKALLRRSYPNSRPVAEKLSFNSGDLEIEVDKMIVRKNNEDINLTTNEFKILLTFISHQNQVLSREQLIELSFGQDYDGFDRTIDTHIKNIRYKIESNSKSPEYIHTIYGSGYKFTVKKQ; this is encoded by the coding sequence ATGGATTTTGTAAATATTTTAGTAGTAGAAGATGAAAAAAACATTTCTGATGTTATAGAAGCTTATTTAATTAAGGAAGAATTTAATGTATTCTCAGCCAGCGATGGTGAAATGGCATTGGAGTTCTTTAATAGTGAAGATATTCATTTAATTATATTAGACCTTATGATTCCTAAAATCTCAGGAGAAGAATTATGTAAAAGAATAAGAACCACATCTGATGTACCAATTATAATGTTAACAGCTAAAACCCATGAAGATGATAGAATTGAAGGCCTATCAATAGGAGCAGATGACTATGTGCTAAAGCCCTTTAGCCCAAGGGAATTAGTTAGTCGAGTTAAAGCACTTCTTAGAAGATCCTATCCTAATTCTAGACCAGTGGCAGAAAAGCTTAGCTTTAATAGTGGAGACTTGGAAATTGAAGTAGATAAAATGATAGTTAGAAAAAATAATGAGGATATTAATCTAACAACTAATGAATTTAAAATATTGTTAACCTTTATATCTCACCAAAATCAAGTACTTTCAAGAGAGCAATTAATAGAATTGTCCTTTGGTCAAGATTATGATGGTTTTGATAGAACTATAGATACTCATATTAAAAATATACGATATAAAATTGAATCTAATTCCAAATCTCCAGAGTATATTCATACAATTTATGGATCTGGGTACAAATTTACAGTTAAAAAACAATAA
- a CDS encoding LDCC motif putative metal-binding protein yields MLKWLKKMLDRLANANKESFGDKPLDCCQLSKKK; encoded by the coding sequence TTGTTAAAATGGCTAAAAAAGATGTTAGATAGATTAGCAAATGCTAACAAGGAATCCTTTGGAGATAAACCATTGGATTGCTGCCAATTAAGTAAGAAAAAATAA
- a CDS encoding ATP-binding protein, which yields MKLSKKLTLFFVFSILFSIIIISFISNSMINNKFEIYLTEEQQSRLDQISNKLNELYNKNGYVLHQSEINSYASLENVYIEIRDLDDNILYTSANNKGMGMNNMHMQMMKNHGMYEGQYIEKSFPFIQENEEIGKLIIGYIDNSYLTKSAVLFKSTLSKSFLLSAIFTTLLGLVVSVILSKSLTTPLINIRNTAVEIRKGNLNKKSKINTNTLEIVELSDAINYLGETLAEQDNIRKKYASDISHELRTPLSTLKSHLEAIIDDVWEPSEEHLTILMTEIDRLSSLVDSLRDSFKAEELNLILNKTKFNLSQELESIVTTFIPLYTKENFNIKSNIEENIQINMDKDKFKQVIYNLLSNSIRYLNKNGTVKVSLKKDKNNAIIGIIDNGIGIEEKHLPFIFNRFYRPDISRNKNTGGTGLGLSIVKSIVVAHDGTIDIRSQYGKGTVITITVPLGI from the coding sequence ATGAAACTTTCTAAGAAACTTACTTTATTTTTTGTTTTTTCAATTTTATTCTCTATTATAATAATTAGCTTTATATCAAATTCCATGATAAATAATAAGTTTGAAATTTATCTAACTGAAGAACAGCAAAGTAGATTAGATCAAATTAGCAATAAATTAAATGAATTATATAATAAAAACGGGTATGTTTTGCATCAAAGTGAAATCAACTCCTATGCTTCACTAGAAAATGTATATATTGAAATTAGAGATTTAGATGATAATATATTATATACCTCAGCTAATAATAAGGGAATGGGGATGAATAATATGCATATGCAAATGATGAAGAATCATGGTATGTACGAAGGCCAGTATATAGAAAAAAGTTTCCCTTTCATACAAGAAAATGAGGAAATAGGGAAACTAATTATAGGATATATTGATAATTCCTATTTAACAAAGTCTGCTGTTTTATTTAAAAGTACTTTATCTAAATCCTTTTTATTATCAGCTATATTTACTACCCTTCTTGGATTAGTCGTTAGTGTTATATTGTCTAAATCTCTAACTACTCCCTTGATTAACATCAGAAATACAGCAGTTGAAATTCGTAAAGGTAACTTAAATAAAAAATCTAAAATAAATACAAATACTTTAGAGATTGTAGAACTTTCAGATGCTATCAATTATCTAGGGGAAACTTTAGCTGAACAAGATAATATTAGAAAAAAGTATGCCTCTGATATTTCCCATGAACTTAGAACACCTCTATCTACTTTAAAGTCACATTTAGAAGCTATTATTGATGATGTTTGGGAGCCTAGTGAAGAACATTTAACTATTCTTATGACTGAGATAGATAGATTATCTAGTCTTGTTGATAGCCTTAGAGATTCTTTTAAAGCCGAGGAATTAAATCTTATTTTAAATAAAACTAAATTTAATTTATCACAGGAACTTGAAAGTATCGTTACAACTTTTATTCCTTTATATACAAAAGAAAACTTTAATATAAAATCTAATATAGAAGAAAATATTCAAATTAATATGGATAAAGATAAATTTAAGCAAGTTATATATAATCTTCTTTCCAATTCTATCAGGTATCTAAATAAAAATGGGACAGTGAAAGTTTCTCTGAAAAAAGATAAAAATAATGCTATTATAGGTATTATTGATAATGGTATAGGTATCGAAGAAAAACATCTTCCCTTTATATTTAATAGGTTTTATAGGCCAGATATTTCGAGAAATAAAAATACTGGTGGAACAGGTCTTGGTCTATCTATTGTAAAATCAATAGTCGTAGCTCATGATGGTACAATAGATATAAGAAGTCAATATGGAAAAGGAACAGTTATTACAATAACTGTTCCCTTAGGCATCTAA
- a CDS encoding amidohydrolase, producing MLIKNVNLVPMDDKNEVIKNTNIYIQNDKIIHIGEIREDIEVERVIDGKNKIAMPGLINSHTHIGMSLLRNFADDLPLHDWLTKKIWPIEAKLTAKDVYWGSLLSMVEMIQSGTTAFCDMYFFMNQVGDGLEEAGIRGVLTRGLIEDEESQAKLDETRQLFKEYHGKGNGRIKVMVAPHSPYTCSPDFIKESFKLAKELNTGIHIHLSETKKEVEDSFNLHGKSPIRHVYDLGLLDIHTIAAHCVHADSDDINIMKEKNVIPVNNPGSNLKLASGFAPVAEMLKKGIPVALGTDGSSSNNNLNMFEEVNLAAIVNKAVNLDAVSVPAIEALRMGTINGAKALDWEKEIGSIEVGKKADLILIDTDKPHLYPHHNIISSLAYGAQASDVDTVIVDGKIIMEKREIKTLDVEKIKFMAEKHAQDLINR from the coding sequence ATGTTAATTAAAAACGTTAATCTAGTGCCTATGGATGATAAAAATGAAGTGATAAAAAATACAAATATTTATATTCAGAATGACAAGATAATCCATATAGGTGAAATAAGAGAAGATATAGAAGTAGAGAGAGTAATTGATGGAAAAAATAAAATAGCAATGCCGGGACTTATAAATAGCCATACCCATATAGGAATGTCATTACTTAGAAATTTTGCTGATGATTTACCATTACATGATTGGCTAACTAAAAAGATTTGGCCCATAGAAGCGAAACTTACAGCTAAGGATGTATATTGGGGTTCACTTTTAAGCATGGTTGAAATGATTCAGAGTGGAACTACAGCTTTCTGTGATATGTATTTCTTTATGAATCAAGTAGGTGATGGTTTAGAGGAAGCAGGTATTAGAGGAGTACTTACCCGTGGATTAATTGAAGACGAGGAAAGCCAGGCTAAGTTAGATGAAACTAGGCAATTATTTAAAGAATATCATGGCAAAGGAAATGGAAGAATTAAAGTTATGGTGGCACCTCATTCACCTTATACTTGCAGCCCAGATTTTATAAAGGAAAGTTTTAAACTTGCTAAAGAATTAAATACAGGTATCCATATACATCTTTCGGAAACTAAAAAGGAAGTAGAAGATAGTTTTAATTTACATGGTAAATCTCCAATTAGACATGTGTATGACTTAGGATTATTAGATATACATACTATAGCTGCCCATTGTGTCCATGCAGATAGTGATGATATCAATATAATGAAAGAAAAAAATGTAATCCCTGTAAATAATCCAGGAAGTAATTTAAAATTAGCATCTGGATTTGCACCAGTAGCTGAAATGCTTAAAAAGGGAATACCAGTAGCTTTAGGTACAGATGGTTCCTCATCTAACAATAACCTAAATATGTTTGAAGAAGTTAATCTGGCAGCCATAGTAAATAAAGCTGTAAATTTAGATGCAGTATCGGTACCAGCAATAGAAGCTCTAAGAATGGGAACTATAAATGGGGCAAAAGCATTAGATTGGGAAAAGGAAATAGGATCAATTGAAGTGGGCAAAAAGGCAGACTTAATCCTTATAGATACGGATAAGCCCCATCTATATCCACATCATAATATAATATCTTCCTTAGCCTACGGAGCTCAAGCATCAGATGTGGATACAGTTATAGTAGATGGTAAGATAATAATGGAAAAGAGAGAGATAAAAACTTTAGACGTAGAAAAGATAAAATTCATGGCAGAAAAACACGCTCAAGATTTAATCAATAGATAA
- a CDS encoding ECF transporter S component yields MQEIYHTKKIVIGGTLLALGIIMVNTFHSTGIPGNIFLPMHIPIFLGGLLLPPYLALILGMVMPLCNTIISGMPSLFPMAIIMVFELGTYGLIASILYRKMKMPAVISLIISMICGRIIAGLAVFLLSIFFAVKLNPVTFVIGGITTGIPGIIIQLVLIPSLIYAIKRYTTIDLDE; encoded by the coding sequence ATGCAAGAGATATATCATACTAAAAAGATAGTCATAGGAGGTACACTATTAGCTCTTGGAATTATTATGGTAAATACTTTTCACTCAACTGGTATTCCAGGAAATATATTTTTACCTATGCATATTCCTATTTTTTTAGGAGGACTTTTATTGCCGCCATATTTAGCTTTAATATTAGGCATGGTAATGCCATTGTGTAATACTATAATCAGTGGTATGCCATCACTATTTCCTATGGCAATAATAATGGTATTTGAACTAGGAACTTACGGACTTATTGCATCTATATTATACAGAAAAATGAAAATGCCAGCTGTTATATCGTTGATTATCTCTATGATATGCGGAAGAATAATTGCAGGATTAGCAGTATTTTTATTATCTATTTTCTTTGCAGTAAAATTAAATCCTGTGACATTTGTTATAGGTGGGATTACAACAGGGATTCCAGGTATTATAATTCAATTAGTTTTAATACCTAGTTTAATATATGCAATAAAAAGATATACTACAATAGATTTAGATGAATAA
- a CDS encoding DUF1893 domain-containing protein yields the protein MRLLNDIKIAKEILINEDLALVVVKNGEIVYKSKDKGIKPLYTLATEMKEEAKGSSLADRIIGKGAALLCGYMEVDTIYTDLISEGGIKTLEQYRISYSMEKSCPYIKNRDKTDYCPIEKLSLDTEDPIILLEKIEAFFKSINQ from the coding sequence ATGAGGCTATTGAATGATATAAAAATTGCAAAGGAAATATTGATAAATGAAGATTTAGCTTTAGTAGTAGTTAAAAATGGAGAAATAGTTTATAAATCTAAAGATAAGGGTATCAAACCTTTATATACATTGGCTACTGAAATGAAGGAAGAGGCTAAAGGTTCCTCATTGGCTGATCGAATAATAGGTAAAGGGGCAGCTTTATTATGCGGATATATGGAAGTAGATACAATATATACTGATTTAATATCGGAAGGAGGAATCAAAACCTTAGAACAATATAGAATTTCATATAGTATGGAAAAATCCTGTCCATATATAAAGAATAGAGATAAGACAGACTATTGTCCCATAGAAAAACTTTCACTAGATACAGAAGACCCTATAATACTTTTAGAAAAAATAGAAGCTTTTTTCAAATCAATAAATCAGTAG
- a CDS encoding MATE family efflux transporter: MAKEYSNEDRIIRNKILSMIIPITGENILQMTAGIVLMAMIGRIDAYSVGAIGIATVLYRILWGIFKGIATGTSVLVAQSHGANNYEKLKSVSEQSFIISIGVAIIFQQLLFWFAEPLLTVFNPNPELLGNGALYLKTISWSLPFAAIILLVAGILQGMGNARTPMIAVAILNVVNIIAGFILVTGKAGVKSLGLKGAGYAYNTAYIVSALFGIIMLFGKNGIIRNIGGKFEFKIKLDEAKIILKLGLPTSFETSFWQAASIFLTRAILTYGELAYSAYQLGLQAESISYMPATGFGVAATTFVGYALGSKDKELGKKYVNQLIRYTILVTIFAGGVLIIFPKQIMGLLVKEREVIQMGAMYLFVMGITQLPQNISGVLNGALRGAGYAKVPMINAGIGLWLIRVPFVMLMAYVFKADILWIWIGIGIDMCWRLVYSYFYFKKKDIFEQDALVIE, encoded by the coding sequence ATGGCCAAAGAATATTCAAATGAGGACAGGATAATTAGAAATAAAATATTATCTATGATTATACCTATAACAGGTGAAAATATTTTGCAAATGACAGCAGGAATTGTACTTATGGCAATGATAGGGAGAATAGATGCCTATTCTGTTGGAGCAATAGGTATAGCAACAGTTCTCTATAGGATATTATGGGGTATATTTAAAGGTATAGCAACGGGAACTTCAGTTCTGGTAGCTCAGTCTCATGGAGCTAATAATTATGAAAAATTAAAATCTGTATCAGAGCAATCTTTTATAATCTCCATAGGAGTAGCAATTATATTTCAACAATTATTATTCTGGTTTGCAGAACCTCTATTGACAGTGTTTAATCCTAATCCAGAGCTATTAGGAAATGGAGCACTATATTTAAAAACAATCTCTTGGTCATTACCCTTTGCGGCTATTATACTTTTAGTGGCAGGAATACTCCAAGGTATGGGAAATGCAAGAACACCTATGATAGCAGTTGCTATATTAAATGTAGTTAATATTATTGCAGGATTTATTTTAGTAACTGGAAAGGCAGGAGTTAAGTCCTTAGGATTGAAAGGGGCAGGATATGCTTATAATACAGCTTACATAGTTTCAGCCCTGTTTGGTATAATAATGTTATTTGGTAAAAATGGAATAATCAGAAACATAGGAGGAAAATTTGAGTTTAAGATTAAATTAGATGAAGCTAAGATAATATTAAAACTTGGACTTCCAACATCATTTGAAACCTCATTTTGGCAGGCAGCATCTATATTTCTTACAAGGGCAATACTCACCTACGGTGAACTAGCATATTCAGCTTATCAACTTGGATTACAGGCAGAATCCATATCATATATGCCAGCTACAGGATTTGGCGTAGCAGCCACTACCTTTGTAGGATATGCCTTAGGAAGCAAAGATAAAGAATTGGGGAAAAAATATGTTAACCAGCTCATAAGATATACTATTCTTGTAACAATATTTGCAGGTGGGGTTCTTATTATATTTCCTAAACAAATAATGGGGCTTTTAGTAAAAGAAAGAGAAGTAATTCAAATGGGTGCCATGTATTTATTTGTAATGGGTATAACCCAATTGCCACAGAATATATCTGGAGTACTAAATGGTGCTTTAAGAGGAGCAGGATATGCAAAGGTACCTATGATAAATGCAGGAATAGGACTTTGGCTTATTAGAGTTCCTTTTGTAATGTTAATGGCCTACGTCTTCAAAGCAGATATACTTTGGATATGGATAGGCATAGGAATAGATATGTGTTGGAGATTGGTGTATTCTTATTTTTACTTTAAGAAGAAAGATATATTTGAGCAAGATGCATTAGTCATAGAGTAA
- the nhaC gene encoding Na+/H+ antiporter NhaC, with product MKNERRKPYLYEAILSFGFLIAIMAASISIYGADPHIPMLIGTLFAALIAMKIGYSWDEIQTSMFDGIYQALQAVIILAIIGVLIGIWLLAGVVPSMIYYGLGILKPSIFLVATVIICSITSLATGTSWGTAGTIGIALMGIAQGLGIPAPIAAGAIISGAYFGDKMSPLSDTTNLAPAVAGTDVFTHVKFMLPSTLISYGITLVIFLFIGLKFGGEATDFSSIETIRTGIVSSFKISPLLLIPPIAVIVSIAFKVPAIPGITIGIIIGAIEAIVIQGANLGELLSAGFGGFVSETGIEMIDKLLTAGGLEGMMFSISLTIIAMMFGGIMEKTGQLDVIVGHLIKRIKSATGLITTTILTCIFSNATMPEQYISIVVPGRMYAPAYRERGLHPKTLSNALESSGTLTSALIPWNTCGAFMKGILGVSALQYGKWAFFNYLTPIMVILLSFTSITVAKLDKEHA from the coding sequence GTGAAAAATGAAAGAAGAAAACCGTATCTTTATGAGGCAATTCTATCTTTTGGGTTCCTAATAGCTATTATGGCAGCGAGTATTTCCATATACGGAGCTGATCCACATATTCCAATGTTAATAGGAACATTATTCGCAGCCCTTATAGCCATGAAAATAGGCTATAGTTGGGATGAAATTCAAACTTCAATGTTTGACGGAATTTATCAGGCTTTACAAGCAGTTATTATTCTTGCAATTATAGGGGTTTTAATAGGGATATGGCTTTTAGCAGGAGTTGTACCTAGTATGATTTACTATGGTTTAGGAATATTAAAGCCTAGTATATTTTTAGTAGCTACAGTTATAATTTGTTCTATCACTTCTTTAGCCACTGGTACAAGTTGGGGTACTGCTGGAACAATAGGTATAGCCCTCATGGGAATAGCACAAGGTTTAGGAATACCTGCACCTATAGCAGCTGGAGCAATTATATCAGGAGCATATTTTGGGGATAAAATGTCTCCACTATCAGATACAACAAACTTAGCACCGGCAGTTGCTGGTACAGATGTTTTTACCCATGTTAAGTTTATGCTTCCAAGTACGCTAATATCCTACGGTATTACTTTGGTCATATTTCTATTTATTGGTCTAAAGTTTGGTGGAGAAGCAACAGATTTTTCATCTATTGAAACTATAAGAACTGGAATAGTATCATCCTTTAAGATTTCTCCATTATTATTAATACCGCCTATAGCTGTTATTGTATCTATAGCGTTTAAAGTTCCAGCTATTCCAGGAATTACAATTGGTATTATAATAGGAGCTATTGAAGCTATTGTTATTCAAGGAGCAAATTTGGGTGAGCTTTTATCTGCTGGTTTTGGAGGGTTTGTAAGTGAAACTGGTATAGAAATGATAGATAAGCTTTTAACTGCTGGTGGATTAGAAGGCATGATGTTTTCCATATCTCTTACAATAATAGCCATGATGTTTGGTGGAATTATGGAGAAAACGGGACAATTGGATGTGATAGTAGGGCATCTAATAAAGAGAATAAAATCTGCTACAGGACTTATAACCACTACTATATTAACCTGTATATTTAGTAATGCTACTATGCCAGAACAATATATATCCATAGTAGTACCAGGCAGAATGTATGCTCCTGCTTATAGGGAAAGAGGCCTTCATCCAAAGACTTTGTCAAATGCCTTAGAATCTTCAGGAACATTGACATCAGCCTTAATTCCATGGAATACTTGTGGTGCCTTTATGAAGGGTATCTTAGGTGTATCTGCTTTGCAATATGGCAAATGGGCATTTTTTAATTATCTAACGCCTATTATGGTAATACTACTAAGTTTTACAAGTATAACTGTAGCTAAATTAGACAAAGAACATGCTTAA
- a CDS encoding hotdog domain-containing protein, with product MEIVKVSRLVKSEDLNHHGTLFAGRGAEWFVEACFICGAKITQKPENIVCVNIHGLTFKTPGNKGDIINLEARLAKTGRTSFVIYGKMTRNNSKDILSDGFITFVFVDENNKTIPHGIVLGEPMDDEDIEIRKRAENLR from the coding sequence ATGGAAATAGTCAAAGTATCTAGATTAGTTAAGTCAGAGGATCTGAACCACCATGGTACGTTATTTGCAGGAAGAGGAGCTGAATGGTTTGTAGAAGCTTGTTTTATTTGTGGAGCTAAAATCACTCAAAAACCTGAAAATATAGTTTGTGTTAATATCCATGGACTTACCTTTAAAACTCCAGGAAATAAAGGTGATATAATAAATTTAGAAGCTAGATTGGCAAAAACTGGCAGGACTAGTTTTGTTATTTATGGTAAAATGACTAGAAACAATAGTAAAGATATCCTCTCAGATGGATTTATTACCTTTGTATTTGTTGATGAAAATAACAAAACTATACCTCATGGGATAGTTTTAGGTGAACCTATGGATGATGAAGATATTGAAATAAGAAAAAGGGCTGAAAACTTAAGATAA
- the rpsD gene encoding 30S ribosomal protein S4: MAKMMGPRFKQSRRLGLNVCGHPKAMDRATKGSSRGDKKLTEYGIQLLEKQRLRAYYGVMEKQFMKYVVKAKKSGEQTGHALVKILETRLDNLVYRLGFASSIRQARQMVVHGHILVNGNKVDIPSYIVQVGNTISLREKSKDVEIFKENFNNFFLNSYPYLSKDEDNMSGSLIKYPERNEIPIEIDDQLVVEYYSRLI; encoded by the coding sequence TTGGCAAAGATGATGGGACCTAGATTTAAACAATCTAGAAGATTGGGATTAAATGTATGTGGTCATCCTAAAGCAATGGACAGAGCCACTAAAGGAAGTTCTCGCGGAGACAAAAAACTGACAGAATACGGAATTCAATTATTAGAGAAGCAAAGGTTAAGAGCTTACTATGGTGTAATGGAAAAACAATTTATGAAGTATGTAGTTAAGGCTAAAAAATCTGGAGAGCAAACTGGCCATGCCTTGGTTAAAATCTTAGAAACAAGATTAGATAATCTAGTATATAGACTAGGATTTGCTTCTTCAATTAGACAGGCTAGACAGATGGTAGTCCATGGACATATTCTTGTAAATGGCAATAAAGTCGATATACCTTCTTATATAGTTCAAGTAGGAAATACTATTTCATTAAGAGAAAAGTCTAAAGATGTTGAAATTTTTAAGGAAAACTTCAATAACTTTTTCTTAAATAGCTATCCTTATTTATCAAAGGATGAAGATAATATGTCAGGTTCTTTAATTAAGTATCCTGAAAGAAATGAAATCCCAATAGAAATAGATGATCAACTAGTTGTTGAATATTATTCAAGACTTATATAA